Proteins encoded within one genomic window of Panicum virgatum strain AP13 chromosome 1N, P.virgatum_v5, whole genome shotgun sequence:
- the LOC120655344 gene encoding LRR receptor-like serine/threonine-protein kinase HSL2 isoform X2: MACFPKSTYHAETESGRIPTGEDQDDSQITNGPCLMAMNCFRASATMSMKEKPQDEWRITAFQALNFDAADLRRGLTEENLVGSGGSGHVYRVTYSNRHDGSTGVVAVKQIRSVGSPSPDEKLELEFESEAGILCNVRHSNIVRLLCCLSGPEGKLLVYDYMDNGSLDRWLHGDYVLRAAHPAAAARPVLRREPLDWPTRLLAAVGAAQGLCYMHHGCSPPIIHRDVKTSNILLDSEFRAKVADFGLARMLEQAGEPNTMSWVVGSFGYMAPEYAYTRKVNEKVDVFGFGVVLLELTTGRKANDGGEHGSLAEWAGHHYRSGSIVLDATDICIRYAGYTDEIETVFRLGVRCTGSSPLSRPTMKDVLQILLRCCEQTLRKSRLECSMEYEAAPFLLP; this comes from the exons ATGGCCTGTTTTCCAAAGAGCACATACCACGCAGAAACAGAAAGTGGAAGGATACCAACTGGGGAGGATCAGGATGATTCCCAAATCACCAATGGTCCGTGCCTCATGGCAATGAACTGCTTCCGCGCCTCTGCAACCATGTCCATGAAAGAGAAGCCGCAGGATGAGTGGCGAATCACGGCTTTCCAAGCTCTGAACTTCGACGCCGCAGACCTGCGGCGGGGGCTAACCGAGGAGAACCtcgtcggcagcggcggctcAGGCCACGTTTACCGCGTCACCTACAGCAACCGGCACGACGGCAGCACCGGGGTGGTGGCCGTGAAGCAGATACGGAGCGtaggctcgccgtcgccggacgAGAAGCTGGAGCTCGAGTTCGAGTCCGAGGCTGGCATCCTCTGCAACGTCCGGCACAGCAACATCGTCAGGCTGCTGTGCTGCCTCTCCGGCCCGGAGGGCAAGCTCCTCGTCTACGACTACATGGACAACGGCAGCCTGGACAGGTGGCTCCACGGCGACTACGTCCTCCGCGCGGCGcacccagcggcggcggcgcggcccgtgCTGCGGCGCGAGCCGCTGGACTGGCCGACgaggctcctcgccgccgtcggggcCGCGCAGGGGCTGTGCTACATGCACCACGGCTGCTcgccgcccatcatccaccggGACGTCAAGACCAGCAACATCCTGCTGGACTCGGAGTTCCGGGCTAAGGTTGCCGACTTTGGGCTGGCCAGGATGCTGGAGCAGGCAGGGGAGCCCAACACCATGTCCTGGGTGGTCGGGTCATTCGGCTACATGGCTCCGG AGTATGCTTACACGAGGAAGGTGAATGAGAAGGTGGATGTGTTCGGCTTCGGTGTCGTGCTGTTGGAGCTCACGACCGGCAGGAAGGCCAACGATGGCGGCGAGCACGGTTCCCTGGCAGAATGGGCAGGGCACCACTACCGATCGGGGAGCATCGTCCTTGATGCCACAGACATCTGCATCAGATACGCAGGGTACACTGATGAGATCGAGACCGTGTTCAGGCTAGGCGTGAGATGCACGGGCAGCTCGCCGCTGTCGCGGCCCACCATGAAGGACGTGCTGCAGATTCTGCTCAGGTGCTGCGAGCAGACGCTCCGGAAAAGCAGACTGGAGTGCAGCATGGAGTACGAGGCAGCTCCGTTCTTGCTGCCATAG
- the LOC120655344 gene encoding LRR receptor-like serine/threonine-protein kinase HSL2 isoform X1, with protein sequence MAMVFRRYCPRAFNCFLLPPLLFLSCLLHGELVAAVDVPSSLPLDKAQEAIMVDLSSVVGKGWSSNKNFCTWAGVTCSRSVSSSSLVVTSITLSNYGISDPSVFSSLCLLDTLLSLDLSRNNFTNLGDKFFTTSCRMKEGLLSLNLSSNQLSDKLSDFWGLPQLEVLDLSFNLFTDGNLSPDLSSFPKLRILNLSHNHLTGSIPSYFVGYLRELEILDLSYNNLSGEVPSSLGSLQSLAQLVLSHNDLSGSVPSFPQNVEIDIDGNPDLINHAVIKNHTHKRRADGVIVVIIFGAAAGALIGLCFLLVFAMACFPKSTYHAETESGRIPTGEDQDDSQITNGPCLMAMNCFRASATMSMKEKPQDEWRITAFQALNFDAADLRRGLTEENLVGSGGSGHVYRVTYSNRHDGSTGVVAVKQIRSVGSPSPDEKLELEFESEAGILCNVRHSNIVRLLCCLSGPEGKLLVYDYMDNGSLDRWLHGDYVLRAAHPAAAARPVLRREPLDWPTRLLAAVGAAQGLCYMHHGCSPPIIHRDVKTSNILLDSEFRAKVADFGLARMLEQAGEPNTMSWVVGSFGYMAPEYAYTRKVNEKVDVFGFGVVLLELTTGRKANDGGEHGSLAEWAGHHYRSGSIVLDATDICIRYAGYTDEIETVFRLGVRCTGSSPLSRPTMKDVLQILLRCCEQTLRKSRLECSMEYEAAPFLLP encoded by the exons ATGGCCATGGTGTTCAGGAGGTACTGTCCCCGTGCCTTCAACTGTTTCTTGCTGCCACCACTCCTCTTCTTGTCCTGCTTGTTACACGGTGAGTTGGTGGCCGCCGTGGATGTGCCGTCTTCCCTGCCACTTGACAAGGCGCAGGAGGCCATCATGGTGGATCTCTCAAGCGTTGTGGGTAAGGGGTGGAGCTCCAACAAAAATTTCTGCACCTGGGCTGGAGTTACCTGCTCGCGCTCTGTGTCTAGTTCTTCCTTGGTGGTGACCAGCATCACCCTCTCCAACTACGGGATATCCGACCCCTCCGTCTTCTCCTCCTTATGCCTTCTTGACACCCTGTTATCCCTTGATCTCTCAAGAAATAACTTTACCAATTTAGGGGACAAATTCTTCACCACTTCTTGCCGCATGAAGGAAGGATTGCTGTCACTTAACCTGAGCAGCAACCAGTTATCTGACAAGCTCAGTGATTTTTGGGGTCTCCCACAGTTGGAGGTTCTTGATTTGTCCTTCAATCTTTTTACTGATGGGAATTTAAGCCCAGACTTGAGTTCTTTCCCCAAATTGAGGATCTTGAATCTTAGTCACAACCATCTCACTGGATCTATTCCTTCATATTTTGTTGGCTATTTAAGAGAGCTAGAGATTCTTGATCTTTCATATAACAACCTGTCTGGTGAGGTTCCATCTTCACTAGGGAGCCTGCAAAGCTTGGCACAGCTGGTGCTTTCTCATAATGACCTTTCTGGATCTGTTCCTAGCTTCCCCCAAAATGTGGAAATTGATATTGATGGGAATCCTGATCTTATAAATCATGCAGTAATCAAGAATCACACTCATAAGAGAAGGGCAGACGGTGTCATTGTAGTCATCATCtttggtgccgccgccggtgctctTATTGGATTATGCTTCCTTCTTGTTTTTGCTATGGCCTGTTTTCCAAAGAGCACATACCACGCAGAAACAGAAAGTGGAAGGATACCAACTGGGGAGGATCAGGATGATTCCCAAATCACCAATGGTCCGTGCCTCATGGCAATGAACTGCTTCCGCGCCTCTGCAACCATGTCCATGAAAGAGAAGCCGCAGGATGAGTGGCGAATCACGGCTTTCCAAGCTCTGAACTTCGACGCCGCAGACCTGCGGCGGGGGCTAACCGAGGAGAACCtcgtcggcagcggcggctcAGGCCACGTTTACCGCGTCACCTACAGCAACCGGCACGACGGCAGCACCGGGGTGGTGGCCGTGAAGCAGATACGGAGCGtaggctcgccgtcgccggacgAGAAGCTGGAGCTCGAGTTCGAGTCCGAGGCTGGCATCCTCTGCAACGTCCGGCACAGCAACATCGTCAGGCTGCTGTGCTGCCTCTCCGGCCCGGAGGGCAAGCTCCTCGTCTACGACTACATGGACAACGGCAGCCTGGACAGGTGGCTCCACGGCGACTACGTCCTCCGCGCGGCGcacccagcggcggcggcgcggcccgtgCTGCGGCGCGAGCCGCTGGACTGGCCGACgaggctcctcgccgccgtcggggcCGCGCAGGGGCTGTGCTACATGCACCACGGCTGCTcgccgcccatcatccaccggGACGTCAAGACCAGCAACATCCTGCTGGACTCGGAGTTCCGGGCTAAGGTTGCCGACTTTGGGCTGGCCAGGATGCTGGAGCAGGCAGGGGAGCCCAACACCATGTCCTGGGTGGTCGGGTCATTCGGCTACATGGCTCCGG AGTATGCTTACACGAGGAAGGTGAATGAGAAGGTGGATGTGTTCGGCTTCGGTGTCGTGCTGTTGGAGCTCACGACCGGCAGGAAGGCCAACGATGGCGGCGAGCACGGTTCCCTGGCAGAATGGGCAGGGCACCACTACCGATCGGGGAGCATCGTCCTTGATGCCACAGACATCTGCATCAGATACGCAGGGTACACTGATGAGATCGAGACCGTGTTCAGGCTAGGCGTGAGATGCACGGGCAGCTCGCCGCTGTCGCGGCCCACCATGAAGGACGTGCTGCAGATTCTGCTCAGGTGCTGCGAGCAGACGCTCCGGAAAAGCAGACTGGAGTGCAGCATGGAGTACGAGGCAGCTCCGTTCTTGCTGCCATAG